A genomic window from Silene latifolia isolate original U9 population chromosome Y, ASM4854445v1, whole genome shotgun sequence includes:
- the LOC141634107 gene encoding adenylate isopentenyltransferase 1, chloroplastic-like, with protein MRLSFPFTLRKNLLSFLPTLVKPTTTSTPMKTYSLSTGNQEGYRQKDKVVVIMGPTGSGKSRLSVDLANRFPGEIINSDKIQVYRGLDITTNKIPLEERHGVPHHLLGEIDSPSHGEFTPTDFRARASHVLSGIISRGKVPFIVGGSNSFIYALLAQSYTPDSDVFAELDSVICSELRYNCCFIWVDVSLPVLNSYLNKRVDEMIDSGIVDELAQYYDSGELADSPGLRNAIGVPELERYFSGKWTYKEAVQEIKENTCRLAKRQMEKIKRLRIGGWRIHRIDGTDTFREVLEGRKSWADVWERQVLKQSMKIVKSFLDDE; from the coding sequence ATGAGACTATCCTTCCCATTTACCCTCCGTAAAAACCTCCTCTCTTTTTTACCCACCTTAGTAAaaccaactacaacatcaacaccAATGAAGACCTACTCCTTATCTACCGGCAACCAGGAAGGGTACCGGCAAAAGGACAAGGTGGTAGTCATAATGGGACCCACAGGTTCAGGAAAGTCCCGTCTTTCCGTCGACCTGGCGAACCGGTTTCCGGGTGAAATCATCAACTCCGATAAAATCCAAGTTTACCGCGGTCTCGACATTACCACCAATAAAATACCGTTAGAGGAACGGCACGGTGTACCCCACCATCTACTTGGAGAGATAGACTCACCGAGTCACGGCGAGTTCACTCCAACCGACTTCCGCGCACGTGCCTCCCACGTGTTATCCGGAATAATCTCCCGAGGTAAAGTACCCTTCATTGTGGGCGGGTCGAACTCGTTCATATACGCTTTGTTAGCACAGAGTTACACCCCAGACTCGGACGTATTCGCCGAGTTGGACTCAGTAATATGCTCCGAGTTGAGATACAACTGTTGCTTCATATGGGTGGACGTGTCCCTCCCGGTGCTAAACTCGTACCTCAATAAACGAGTCGACGAGATGATTGACTCGGGGATAGTGGACGAGTTAGCCCAATACTACGACTCAGGCGAGTTGGCGGACTCGCCCGGGTTACGGAACGCAATAGGAGTGCCCGAGTTGGAGAGGTACTTCAGTGGTAAATGGACGTACAAGGAAGCAGTTCAGGAAATAAAGGAGAACACGTGTCGGCTAGCGAAGAGACAGATGGAGAAGATCAAACGGTTGAGAATAGGAGGATGGAGAATACATAGAATAGACGGTACAGATACGTTTAGAGAAGTTTTGGAAGGAAGAAAGAGTTGGGCAGATGTATGGGAAAGGCAAGTGTTAAAACAAAGCATGAAGATTGTGAAGAGTTTTTTGGACGACGAGTAG